The sequence TCGAACTGTAGCGTGTCCATGCTCAGCTGATAGGCCGAGTGCCCGAAGATCCTCGAAAAATAGCCCTGGTTCATGTCGAAATGGCTGTAGTAGATCTCGTACATCCCGCGGCTTTTAAGTTCTTCATCAGCCATGTTCATCGTGTAGATGAAGGCGGTCCGCAACCTGCCGGGAAAGAGAGTCCGGGGGGGATTGGTGTAGGTGAGGTAGGGGAACATCCAGCGCTCCAGGAAGGACCTCATCTCACCTGTGACGGCTCCGAAGTAGATGGGCGAACCCAGGACGACAGCGTCCGCCTCCTCTACCTCCTTAAATACAGGCATTAGATCGTCTTTCACGGCGCACCTCCCGTAGCTTTTCCCTCCCCTGGTCTTGCAGGCGAAACAGCTGAGACACCCTTTAAATTCAAGGTCGTACAGGTGGATGAGCCTCGTTTCGGCGCCCTTCGATAAAGCGCCCTCAAGGGCCTTTGCAATAAGGGTCGCCGTGTTCCACTTTTTCCTCGGGCTTCCGTTAAGGCCAATGACTTTTTTCCGATCCGGCATGGGATTCCTCCATTAAAGACAGGGAAGTTGGAACGGTAATATCTGGGGTTCATCCGGGAAATGAACACCTTGAACCCAATAGGTACTTCGACAAGTTTAAAACCTTTAACGCGGAGGGCTGCCGTTGAAACCCTGTATCTGATTTGATTCTAGCTGCGGCTCTCTGCCTTTCGACGCATTTCATTTGCTCAGGCTCCCGAGCCTGTGGAGGGACGGTACGGCCACAGGTCCCGCCAAAGGCGGGATCCTGCGTAACTCTGTATTATAGCTTTAACGTTCTTATAAAACCCAAAGATTTAACGCTGGGGGTCGTCCACCGTCGCCAAGCGACTTCGCTAAAGCTTCCACCGCCGCTCTTCGAGCTTCCACCTTTGCACAAGGCTACGGCGGACAAGATGGTGGACAGGCACGGCAGGCAAAGTAACACAAACTAAGAAAACCAGATCCAGATTCTAAACTTCGTGTACTTTGTGTTGAATTAAACAATGCCATTGTAGAAACTGACTTTTGGAGTCTGGAATTCCTGTCCTCCGTAGCTGGGCGATAGGCGTTGGCGAA comes from bacterium and encodes:
- a CDS encoding flavodoxin family protein, producing the protein MPDRKKVIGLNGSPRKKWNTATLIAKALEGALSKGAETRLIHLYDLEFKGCLSCFACKTRGGKSYGRCAVKDDLMPVFKEVEEADAVVLGSPIYFGAVTGEMRSFLERWMFPYLTYTNPPRTLFPGRLRTAFIYTMNMADEELKSRGMYEIYYSHFDMNQGYFSRIFGHSAYQLSMDTLQFEDYSEVVADRWKPEDKAKSREERFPVDCEKAFELGAGLLQEATGVRS